From the genome of Mycobacterium dioxanotrophicus, one region includes:
- a CDS encoding iron-siderophore ABC transporter substrate-binding protein: MLINRPRVAAALIAVTAALSAGCGSESAAPQGQPSISTSVTKIADAGVLGNQRRPDESCAPAPAPADPAPRDVHNAEGNGIPPTTQIFGDPQRIVVLSGDQLDALCALGLQSRVVAAATPVGSDSQPSYLGKAVHDVAAVGDRNAPDLSGISAAHPDLILGSQTLTPDAFGALAAIAPTLFTGAPGAGWQDTLRAVGAATGRADAAGDLVDKFNDAARKTGIDNDAAHFQASVVQLTENTVRVYGANNFPGSVLAAVGLDRPAAQRFTDKPFEELATSGGDFSIADADIVYVSFASPAARDHATAILDSPAWRALSATKDNRVFVVNNEVWQTGQNIVAARGILDDLRWVNAPIN; the protein is encoded by the coding sequence GTGTTGATCAACCGACCGCGTGTCGCAGCTGCGCTGATCGCCGTGACCGCGGCACTGTCCGCCGGTTGCGGTTCAGAAAGTGCCGCCCCGCAGGGCCAGCCGTCGATCAGCACGAGTGTGACCAAGATCGCCGACGCCGGCGTGTTGGGCAATCAGCGCCGTCCCGACGAGTCGTGTGCGCCCGCGCCGGCTCCCGCGGACCCTGCCCCGCGCGACGTTCACAACGCGGAGGGCAACGGCATCCCTCCGACCACGCAGATCTTCGGTGATCCGCAACGCATCGTCGTGCTGTCCGGCGATCAGCTCGACGCGTTGTGCGCCCTGGGCCTGCAATCCCGCGTCGTCGCGGCCGCCACACCGGTGGGTTCGGACAGCCAGCCGTCGTACCTGGGTAAGGCCGTGCACGACGTCGCTGCGGTCGGCGACCGCAACGCACCGGATCTCTCGGGCATCTCCGCGGCCCACCCCGACCTGATCCTGGGGTCGCAGACCCTGACCCCGGACGCATTCGGTGCGCTGGCCGCGATCGCGCCGACGTTGTTCACCGGCGCGCCCGGCGCCGGCTGGCAGGACACTCTGCGCGCGGTGGGCGCGGCGACCGGACGCGCCGACGCGGCGGGCGACCTGGTCGACAAGTTCAACGACGCGGCCCGCAAGACCGGCATCGACAACGACGCCGCGCACTTTCAGGCGTCCGTGGTCCAACTGACCGAGAACACCGTGCGGGTCTACGGCGCCAACAACTTCCCGGGCAGCGTGTTGGCCGCGGTCGGGCTGGACCGGCCCGCGGCGCAGCGGTTCACCGACAAGCCGTTCGAGGAACTGGCCACCTCCGGCGGTGACTTCTCCATCGCCGACGCCGACATCGTGTACGTGTCGTTCGCATCGCCTGCCGCGCGCGACCACGCCACCGCGATCCTGGACAGCCCGGCGTGGCGGGCGTTGTCGGCCACGAAGGACAACCGGGTGTTCGTGGTCAACAACGAGGTGTGGCAGACCGGCCAGAACATCGTCGCGGCCCGCGGCATCCTCGACGACCTGCGCTGGGTCAACGCGCCGATCAATTAG
- a CDS encoding flavin-containing monooxygenase: MTAAEQSVHTQQPVRTRALIIGSGFSGLGMGIELQRRGVDFLILEKADEIGGTWRDNTYPGCACDIPSHMYSFSFEPKADWTHMWSFQPEIQDYLLGVTAKYGLRRYIRFNTHVDRAHWDDSELRWHVFTDTGQEYIAQFLVSGAGGLHIPQIPDIEGREDFTGAAFHSAQWDHSVDIRDKRVAVIGTGASAIQIVPEIVKDVAELQLYQRTPAWVMPRVNNTFPLWMRRVFSYVPGTRALLRAAIYWIHEGVGFAMTQQPRLLKIGELMGRYNINRSIKDPELRRKLTPNYRAGCKRILNSDTYYRGIANPKTQVITERIARMTPTGIVTADGVEHPVDVVVWATGFHVTDSYTYVDIKGAGGEDLVDRWNREGIQAHRGIAVAGMPNLFFLLGPNTALGHNSVVFMIEQQIRYVGQAIAAVDSAGAEALAPSRRAQDEFNAELQHDLRDTVWNTGGCRSWYMDEHGVNRTLWSGMTWQYWLATRNLDASEFDFLRDGRDTKALDVGVPAGA, encoded by the coding sequence ATGACGGCTGCCGAGCAATCTGTGCACACCCAGCAACCTGTCCGGACCAGGGCCTTGATCATCGGCAGTGGGTTCTCCGGCTTGGGCATGGGCATCGAATTGCAGCGCCGCGGGGTGGACTTTCTCATCCTGGAGAAGGCCGACGAGATCGGCGGTACCTGGCGAGACAACACCTACCCGGGCTGTGCGTGTGACATCCCGTCGCACATGTACTCGTTCTCGTTCGAGCCCAAAGCCGACTGGACCCACATGTGGTCGTTTCAGCCCGAGATCCAGGACTACCTGCTCGGGGTGACGGCCAAATACGGGCTGCGTCGCTACATCCGGTTCAACACCCATGTCGACCGCGCACATTGGGACGACAGCGAACTGCGTTGGCACGTGTTCACCGACACCGGGCAGGAGTACATCGCCCAGTTCCTGGTCTCCGGCGCGGGCGGTCTGCACATCCCGCAGATCCCGGACATCGAGGGCCGCGAAGACTTCACCGGTGCCGCGTTCCATTCGGCGCAGTGGGACCACAGCGTCGACATCCGCGATAAACGGGTCGCCGTCATCGGGACCGGTGCCAGCGCCATCCAGATCGTCCCCGAGATCGTCAAGGACGTCGCCGAACTCCAGCTGTACCAGCGCACCCCGGCGTGGGTGATGCCGCGGGTGAACAACACCTTCCCGCTGTGGATGCGCCGCGTGTTCAGCTACGTGCCCGGCACCCGCGCGTTGCTGCGCGCCGCGATCTACTGGATTCACGAGGGCGTCGGGTTCGCCATGACCCAACAGCCGCGGCTGCTGAAAATCGGCGAGCTGATGGGCCGCTACAACATCAACCGCAGCATCAAAGATCCGGAACTGCGCCGCAAGCTCACACCGAACTACCGGGCGGGCTGCAAACGAATCCTGAACTCCGACACCTACTACCGGGGTATCGCCAACCCCAAGACCCAGGTGATCACCGAGCGCATCGCGCGGATGACCCCGACCGGCATCGTCACCGCAGACGGCGTCGAGCACCCGGTGGACGTCGTGGTGTGGGCGACCGGTTTCCACGTGACGGATTCGTACACCTACGTCGACATCAAGGGCGCCGGTGGCGAGGACCTGGTGGACCGCTGGAACCGGGAGGGCATCCAGGCCCACCGCGGCATCGCCGTCGCCGGCATGCCCAACCTCTTCTTCCTGCTGGGGCCGAACACGGCGCTGGGGCACAACTCGGTGGTGTTCATGATCGAGCAGCAGATCCGCTACGTCGGTCAGGCGATCGCCGCGGTCGACAGTGCGGGCGCCGAGGCGCTGGCGCCGAGCCGGCGCGCGCAGGACGAGTTCAACGCCGAACTGCAGCACGATCTGCGCGATACGGTGTGGAATACCGGAGGTTGCCGGAGCTGGTACATGGACGAGCATGGCGTCAATCGCACGCTGTGGAGCGGCATGACGTGGCAGTACTGGCTGGCGACCCGCAATCTGGACGCGTCGGAGTTCGACTTCCTGCGCGACGGGCGCGACACGAAAGCACTAGATGTCGGGGTCCCCGCGGGCGCTTAG
- a CDS encoding TetR/AcrR family transcriptional regulator: MRRGVRPHTSGEAGVKVDARSERWREHRKRVRSEIVEAAFRAIDRLGPELSLREIAEEAGTAKPKIYRHFADKSDLFQAIGERLRDMLWAAIFPSINLAADPAREVIRRSVEQYVRLVDEHPNVLRFLIQGRFAEQSESTMRALNEGRGITLAMADMFSNELREMELDGAAMELAAFAMFGAAASATDWWLGSEEDSPRRMPIDEFVAHLTTIMVGSINGTCELLGIWIDPDLPLHEGVQRREHVG, encoded by the coding sequence GTGCGGCGAGGGGTTAGACCACATACCAGCGGCGAAGCGGGCGTCAAAGTAGACGCCCGCAGCGAGCGCTGGCGTGAGCATCGAAAGCGGGTGCGGTCCGAAATCGTCGAGGCCGCATTCCGGGCCATCGACCGGCTGGGCCCCGAGCTGAGCCTGCGGGAGATCGCGGAGGAAGCAGGCACCGCCAAGCCGAAGATCTACCGCCACTTCGCCGACAAGTCCGACCTGTTCCAGGCCATCGGCGAGCGGCTGCGCGACATGCTGTGGGCGGCCATCTTCCCGTCGATCAACCTGGCCGCCGACCCGGCCCGCGAGGTCATCCGCCGCAGTGTCGAGCAGTATGTGCGCCTGGTCGACGAGCATCCGAACGTGCTGCGATTCCTGATTCAGGGCCGCTTCGCCGAACAGAGCGAGTCGACCATGCGGGCGCTCAACGAGGGCCGGGGGATCACCCTGGCGATGGCCGACATGTTCTCCAACGAGCTGCGTGAGATGGAGCTCGACGGGGCGGCGATGGAGCTGGCGGCGTTCGCCATGTTCGGCGCCGCGGCCTCGGCCACCGACTGGTGGCTGGGCAGCGAAGAGGACAGCCCGCGCCGGATGCCGATCGACGAATTCGTCGCGCATCTCACCACCATCATGGTGGGCTCGATCAACGGCACCTGCGAATTGCTGGGCATCTGGATCGACCCTGATCTGCCACTGCACGAGGGTGTGCAGCGCCGCGAACACGTTGGCTGA
- a CDS encoding LLM class flavin-dependent oxidoreductase, with translation MTRVIRFNAFDMNCVAHQSPGLWRHPADQSWRYKDITYWTELAKLLERGRFDGLFIADVLGTYDVYGGSDEAAIRQAAQIPVGDPMLLVSAMALVTENLGFGITTGTGFEHPYPFARRMSTLDHLTNGRIGWNVVTGYLPAAARNMGQTDQPAHDARYDHADEYLEVLYKLWEGSWEDDAVVRDAERGVFTDPAKVHHIGHSGTHFSVPGVHLAEPSTQRTPVIYQAGSSPRGVRFAAENAEAIFTAAPTKTILRETVSTIRAELELAGRDPYAAKIFNLTTIITAETDEEAAAKHAEYLSYGDPEGALVFMSGWMGVDLARYGLDEPIGNVDSNAILSAVKAFQSADPDGGEWAVRDIAEWGEIGGMGPRIVGSGARVADTLQDWVEETDVDGFNLAYAVTPGSFADFVDYVVPVLTARGAYQTEYAPGSLRNKLLGRGDRLADEHRGASYRVGAANSTITERPSTVPSSSASTAAQPARGR, from the coding sequence GTGACCCGTGTGATCCGCTTCAACGCCTTCGACATGAACTGCGTCGCCCACCAGTCCCCCGGACTCTGGCGCCACCCGGCCGACCAGTCCTGGCGCTACAAGGACATCACCTACTGGACCGAACTGGCAAAGCTGTTGGAACGCGGCCGTTTTGACGGACTGTTCATCGCCGACGTGCTCGGCACCTACGACGTCTACGGTGGCAGCGACGAAGCCGCGATCCGCCAGGCCGCGCAGATCCCCGTCGGCGATCCGATGCTGTTGGTCTCGGCGATGGCGCTGGTCACCGAGAATCTCGGGTTCGGCATCACCACGGGCACCGGTTTCGAGCACCCCTACCCGTTCGCCCGGCGGATGTCGACGCTGGATCACCTGACCAACGGCCGCATCGGCTGGAATGTCGTGACCGGCTATCTGCCTGCGGCGGCGCGCAATATGGGCCAGACCGACCAGCCCGCCCACGACGCCCGCTACGACCATGCCGACGAGTACCTCGAGGTGCTCTACAAGTTGTGGGAAGGTTCGTGGGAGGACGACGCGGTGGTGCGCGACGCCGAACGCGGCGTGTTCACCGATCCGGCCAAGGTGCACCACATCGGCCATTCCGGAACGCATTTCAGCGTTCCGGGGGTGCATCTCGCAGAGCCGTCGACGCAACGCACCCCGGTGATCTACCAGGCTGGGTCGTCGCCGCGCGGAGTGCGCTTCGCCGCCGAGAACGCCGAGGCCATCTTCACCGCGGCGCCCACCAAAACCATTCTCCGCGAAACGGTTTCGACGATTCGCGCGGAACTGGAGCTGGCCGGCCGAGATCCGTATGCGGCCAAGATCTTCAACCTCACCACGATCATCACCGCCGAGACCGACGAGGAAGCCGCGGCCAAGCACGCCGAGTACCTGTCCTACGGCGATCCCGAGGGCGCACTGGTGTTCATGTCCGGATGGATGGGGGTCGACCTGGCCCGCTACGGCCTCGATGAGCCGATCGGCAATGTCGATTCGAATGCGATCCTCTCGGCGGTCAAGGCTTTCCAGTCCGCCGACCCGGACGGCGGCGAGTGGGCAGTACGCGACATCGCCGAATGGGGCGAGATCGGCGGGATGGGCCCGCGCATCGTGGGATCCGGTGCGCGCGTTGCCGATACGCTGCAGGACTGGGTCGAGGAGACCGATGTCGACGGCTTCAACCTGGCGTACGCCGTCACTCCCGGCTCGTTCGCGGATTTCGTCGACTACGTGGTCCCCGTGCTCACCGCCCGCGGCGCCTACCAGACCGAGTACGCGCCGGGCAGTCTGCGCAACAAGCTGCTGGGGCGTGGCGACCGGCTCGCCGACGAGCACCGTGGCGCCAGTTACCGTGTAGGCGCGGCGAATTCGACGATCACCGAGCGGCCATCGACGGTGCCGTCGTCGTCGGCTTCAACCGCTGCTCAGCCTGCGCGAGGGCGGTAG
- the nrdF gene encoding class 1b ribonucleoside-diphosphate reductase subunit beta: MKLIDRVSAINWNRLQDDKDAEVWDRLTGNFWLPEKVPVSNDIPSWGTLTAHEKQMTMRVFTGLTLLDTIQGTVGAVSLIPDALTPHEEAVYTNIAFMESVHARSYSNIFSTLCSTAEIDDAFRWSEENPNLQRKAEIVMQYYKGDEPLKRKVASTLLESFLFYSGFYLPMYWSSRAKLTNTADMIRLIIRDEAVHGYYIGYKYQRGLALVDEEKRTELKDYTYELLFELYDNEVEYTQDLYDEVGLTEDVKKFLRYNANKALMNLGYEALFPKDETDVNPAILSALSPNADENHDFFSGSGSSYVIGKAVNTEDEDWDF, encoded by the coding sequence ATGAAGCTGATCGACCGTGTGTCAGCGATCAACTGGAACCGCCTGCAGGACGACAAGGACGCTGAGGTCTGGGACCGGCTGACCGGCAATTTCTGGTTGCCCGAGAAGGTGCCGGTGTCCAACGACATCCCGTCCTGGGGCACGCTGACCGCCCACGAGAAGCAGATGACCATGCGGGTGTTCACCGGTCTGACGCTGCTGGACACCATCCAGGGCACCGTCGGTGCCGTCAGCCTGATCCCCGATGCGCTCACCCCGCATGAAGAGGCGGTCTACACCAACATCGCCTTCATGGAGTCGGTGCATGCTCGCAGCTACAGCAACATCTTCTCGACGCTGTGCTCGACCGCCGAGATCGACGACGCGTTCCGCTGGTCGGAGGAAAACCCGAACCTGCAGCGCAAGGCCGAGATCGTCATGCAGTACTACAAGGGTGACGAGCCGCTCAAGCGCAAGGTGGCCTCAACGCTGCTGGAGAGCTTCCTGTTCTACTCGGGCTTCTACCTGCCGATGTACTGGAGCAGCCGGGCCAAGCTGACCAACACCGCCGACATGATCCGGCTGATCATCCGCGACGAGGCCGTGCACGGCTACTACATCGGCTACAAGTACCAGCGCGGGCTGGCCCTGGTCGATGAGGAAAAGCGTACGGAGCTCAAGGATTACACGTACGAGCTGCTCTTCGAGCTCTACGACAACGAGGTCGAGTACACCCAGGATCTCTACGACGAGGTCGGGCTCACCGAAGACGTCAAGAAGTTCTTGCGGTACAACGCCAACAAGGCGTTGATGAATCTCGGCTACGAGGCGCTGTTCCCCAAGGACGAGACCGACGTCAACCCGGCGATCCTGTCGGCACTGAGCCCCAACGCCGACGAGAACCACGACTTCTTCTCGGGTTCGGGCTCGAGCTACGTGATCGGTAAGGCCGTCAACACCGAAGACGAGGACTGGGACTTCTAG
- a CDS encoding NAD(P)-dependent alcohol dehydrogenase: protein MSTVTAYAATSATEPLTKTTITRREVGPHDVAFDIHFAGICHSDIHTVKAEWGQPNYPVVPGHEIAGVVTAVGSEVIKYKVGDHVGVGCFVDSCRECDNCKAGLQQYCTGTGMVGTYNATGRDGTPTHGGYSGAIVVDENYVLRIPDSIPLDKAAPLLCAGITLYSPLRHWNAGPGKKVAVIGLGGLGHMGVKIAHAMGAHVTVLSQSLKKMEDGLRLGADEYYATSDPDTFTKLAGKFDLILNTVSANLDMGAYLGLLATDGTLVELGAPEKPLVVPFFPLGAYRRSLSGSMIGGIPETQEMLDFCAEHDVTPEIEVIAPDYINEAYERVLASDVRYRFVIDTASLRG, encoded by the coding sequence ATGAGCACTGTTACCGCATACGCCGCGACCTCGGCAACCGAGCCGCTGACCAAGACCACCATCACCCGTCGCGAGGTGGGGCCCCACGATGTGGCGTTCGACATCCACTTCGCGGGCATCTGTCACTCCGACATTCACACCGTGAAGGCCGAGTGGGGCCAGCCCAACTACCCCGTGGTGCCGGGCCATGAGATTGCCGGCGTCGTGACCGCGGTCGGCTCGGAGGTCATCAAGTACAAGGTCGGCGACCATGTGGGTGTCGGCTGCTTCGTCGACTCCTGCCGCGAGTGCGACAACTGCAAGGCCGGACTGCAGCAGTACTGCACCGGGACCGGCATGGTCGGCACGTACAACGCGACCGGCCGCGACGGCACGCCCACGCACGGCGGCTACAGCGGCGCGATCGTCGTCGACGAGAACTACGTGCTGCGGATCCCCGACAGCATCCCGTTGGACAAGGCCGCTCCCCTCCTGTGCGCCGGCATCACGCTGTACTCACCGCTGCGGCACTGGAATGCCGGCCCCGGTAAGAAGGTCGCCGTCATCGGTCTGGGCGGCCTCGGTCACATGGGTGTCAAGATCGCCCACGCGATGGGTGCGCACGTCACCGTGCTGTCTCAGTCGCTGAAGAAGATGGAGGACGGTCTGCGGCTCGGCGCCGACGAGTACTACGCGACCAGCGACCCGGACACCTTCACCAAGCTGGCGGGCAAGTTCGACCTGATCCTCAACACCGTGTCGGCCAACCTCGACATGGGCGCCTACCTGGGCCTGCTGGCCACCGACGGCACACTCGTCGAACTGGGCGCGCCGGAGAAGCCGCTGGTGGTGCCGTTCTTCCCGCTGGGCGCCTACCGGCGCAGCCTGTCCGGTTCGATGATCGGCGGCATCCCGGAGACCCAGGAGATGCTCGACTTCTGCGCCGAGCATGACGTGACCCCCGAGATCGAGGTCATCGCACCCGACTACATCAACGAGGCCTACGAGCGCGTGCTCGCCAGTGATGTGCGGTACCGGTTCGTCATCGATACCGCTTCGCTGCGCGGCTAG
- a CDS encoding NAD(P)/FAD-dependent oxidoreductase — MTQRYDLVIAGGGPSGSAAAWQAAQTGAKVVVLDKAQFPRDKPCGDGLTARAVSYLQKMGLADEVAKFHRINKVTVFSPSEWELSFPRRPGMPNHGHSVSRTELDTLLLKHAESAGAEVRQGSEVAGPEFDANGRVVGVVLKSGEKVYGDAVIAADGAYSPIKRALKIDSEYNGYSAIAIRSEMHANRPDSDSFDIYLKLLFQGDQLPGYGWVFPMGGGRFNIGLGYVNSYKNWQSINATQFLGDFLRTLPREWELPPIEELKKNKSVRAWRLPMGFTAWPPWRPGVLFVGDSLGAGKPVSGAGISKALESGLTAGECAIAALTNGGPDDFTNYAQRMQATWGREYRRGRFFHKLAGIPGVAGAGLKALDNHTFRDLLLKSMYKKAQSPQHT; from the coding sequence ATGACGCAGCGATACGACCTGGTCATTGCCGGTGGCGGCCCCTCCGGGTCGGCCGCCGCGTGGCAGGCCGCCCAGACCGGCGCCAAGGTGGTCGTCCTGGACAAGGCGCAGTTCCCGCGGGACAAGCCCTGTGGCGATGGCCTCACCGCCCGGGCGGTGAGCTACCTGCAGAAGATGGGCTTGGCCGACGAGGTCGCCAAGTTCCATCGGATCAACAAGGTCACCGTGTTCAGCCCGAGCGAGTGGGAGCTGTCCTTCCCCCGCCGTCCCGGCATGCCCAACCACGGCCACTCCGTAAGCCGTACCGAATTGGACACCCTGCTGCTCAAGCACGCCGAATCGGCGGGTGCCGAGGTGCGTCAGGGCTCCGAGGTGGCAGGCCCCGAGTTCGACGCCAACGGCCGGGTGGTGGGCGTGGTGCTCAAGAGCGGCGAGAAGGTGTACGGCGACGCGGTCATCGCGGCCGACGGCGCCTACTCCCCCATCAAGCGAGCGTTGAAGATCGACTCCGAGTACAACGGCTACTCGGCGATCGCGATCCGTTCGGAGATGCACGCCAACCGGCCCGACTCCGACAGCTTCGACATCTATCTCAAGCTGTTGTTCCAGGGCGATCAGCTGCCCGGTTACGGCTGGGTGTTCCCGATGGGCGGTGGCCGCTTCAACATCGGCCTCGGCTACGTCAACAGCTACAAGAACTGGCAGTCGATCAACGCCACCCAGTTCCTCGGCGACTTCCTCCGGACACTTCCGCGTGAGTGGGAGCTGCCGCCGATCGAGGAGCTCAAGAAGAACAAGAGCGTGCGGGCCTGGCGATTGCCCATGGGCTTCACGGCCTGGCCGCCCTGGCGTCCCGGTGTGCTGTTCGTCGGCGACTCGCTGGGCGCCGGCAAGCCGGTATCCGGCGCGGGCATCTCCAAGGCTCTCGAATCCGGCTTGACCGCAGGCGAATGCGCCATCGCGGCACTAACCAACGGCGGGCCCGACGATTTCACCAACTACGCGCAGCGCATGCAGGCGACGTGGGGTCGGGAGTACCGGCGGGGCCGCTTCTTCCACAAGCTCGCGGGGATTCCGGGGGTCGCCGGCGCAGGCCTCAAGGCGCTGGACAACCACACCTTCCGTGACCTGCTGCTGAAGTCGATGTACAAGAAGGCTCAGAGCCCTCAGCACACCTAG
- a CDS encoding YciI family protein: MFHILTLTYLKPVEVVDQTRAAHVAWLKDEVAAGRILLAGRLEPLTGGVLITGDISAEDAQQIIDTDPYTLEGLVSYERVSFNGSIRAPGL, from the coding sequence GTGTTTCACATCCTCACGTTGACTTATCTGAAGCCGGTCGAAGTTGTCGACCAGACCCGGGCTGCGCACGTCGCATGGCTCAAGGACGAGGTGGCCGCAGGCCGCATCCTGCTCGCGGGCCGGCTGGAACCCCTGACCGGCGGCGTGTTGATCACCGGCGACATCAGCGCCGAGGATGCCCAGCAGATCATCGACACCGACCCGTACACGCTCGAGGGACTGGTGAGCTACGAGCGGGTGTCGTTCAACGGGTCGATCCGCGCGCCGGGACTCTGA
- a CDS encoding DUF3349 domain-containing protein, translating into MTAQSLVTSILNWLRAGYPEGVPGTDRVPLLALLRATPLTDDQLKEVVRNITTNGAASLVDGKIDRDVIAEFISEVTEHDAGPENINRVAAKLAAVGWPLAGVDRDAGASE; encoded by the coding sequence GTGACCGCACAGTCTCTCGTGACCTCGATCCTGAACTGGCTGCGCGCCGGTTACCCGGAAGGCGTTCCGGGCACCGACCGCGTGCCACTACTGGCGCTGCTGCGCGCCACGCCGCTGACCGACGATCAGCTCAAAGAGGTCGTCCGCAACATCACCACAAACGGTGCCGCGTCGCTGGTGGACGGAAAGATCGACCGCGACGTGATCGCGGAATTCATCTCCGAGGTCACCGAGCACGACGCCGGCCCGGAGAACATCAACCGGGTGGCGGCCAAACTGGCCGCCGTCGGTTGGCCCCTGGCCGGCGTCGATCGAGATGCGGGTGCTTCGGAGTAA
- the ctaD gene encoding aa3-type cytochrome oxidase subunit I, with the protein MVAEAPPIGELEARRPFPERMGPKGNLVYKLITTTDHKLIGIMYCVACFAFFFIGGLMALLMRTELALPGLQFLSNEQFNQLFTMHGTVMLLFYATPIVFGFANLVLPLQIGAPDVAFPRLNALSFWLFLFGALIAMGGFITPGGAADFGWTAYSPLTDAIHSPGPGGDLWIMGLAVGGLGTILGGVNMVTTVVCMRAPGMTMFRMPVFTWNILVTSILVLIAFPILTAALFGLAADRHLGAHIYDPANGGVLLWQHLFWFFGHPEVYIIALPFFGIVSEIFPVFSRKPIFGYTTLIYATISIAALSVAVWAHHMYATGAVLLPFFSFMTFLIAVPTGIKFFNWIGTMWKGQLTFETPMLFSVGFLITFTLGGLSGVLLASPPLDFHVTDSYFVIAHFHYVLFGTIVFATYAGIYFWFPKMTGRLLDERLGKLHFWLTFIGFHTTFLVQHWLGDEGMPRRYADYLASDGFTTLNVISTIGSFILGISVLPFTWNVFKSWRYGEPVTVDDPWGYGNSLEWATSCPPPRHNFTELPRIRSERPAFELHYPHMVERMRAESHVGRSHHPELETADRSS; encoded by the coding sequence TTGGTAGCCGAAGCGCCCCCAATCGGAGAACTCGAGGCACGTCGTCCTTTTCCGGAACGGATGGGCCCCAAGGGCAACCTGGTCTACAAGCTCATCACGACCACCGATCACAAGTTGATCGGCATCATGTACTGCGTCGCCTGCTTCGCCTTCTTCTTCATCGGCGGGCTGATGGCGCTGCTGATGCGTACCGAATTGGCGTTGCCCGGTTTGCAGTTCCTGTCGAATGAGCAGTTCAACCAGCTGTTCACTATGCACGGCACGGTGATGCTGCTGTTCTACGCGACGCCCATCGTGTTCGGCTTCGCCAACCTGGTGCTGCCGCTGCAGATCGGCGCGCCGGACGTGGCGTTCCCGCGGCTGAACGCACTGTCGTTCTGGCTGTTCCTGTTCGGCGCGCTGATCGCCATGGGTGGCTTCATCACCCCCGGCGGTGCCGCGGACTTCGGTTGGACGGCCTACTCACCGCTCACCGACGCCATCCACTCGCCCGGACCGGGCGGTGACCTGTGGATCATGGGTCTGGCCGTCGGCGGTCTCGGCACCATCCTCGGTGGCGTCAACATGGTCACCACCGTGGTCTGCATGCGCGCGCCCGGTATGACGATGTTCCGCATGCCGGTGTTCACCTGGAACATCCTGGTGACCTCGATCCTGGTCCTGATCGCCTTCCCGATCCTGACCGCCGCACTGTTCGGCCTGGCCGCCGACCGCCACCTGGGCGCCCACATCTACGACCCGGCCAACGGCGGTGTCCTGTTGTGGCAGCACCTCTTCTGGTTCTTCGGCCACCCTGAGGTGTACATCATCGCGTTGCCGTTCTTCGGCATCGTGTCCGAGATCTTCCCGGTGTTCAGCCGCAAGCCGATCTTTGGTTACACCACGCTGATCTACGCCACCATCAGCATCGCGGCCCTGTCGGTCGCGGTGTGGGCGCACCACATGTACGCCACCGGCGCGGTGCTGCTGCCGTTCTTCTCCTTCATGACGTTCCTGATCGCGGTCCCGACCGGCATCAAGTTCTTCAACTGGATCGGCACCATGTGGAAGGGGCAGCTGACCTTCGAGACGCCCATGCTGTTCTCGGTGGGCTTCCTGATCACCTTCACCCTGGGTGGTCTGTCCGGTGTGCTGCTGGCCAGCCCGCCGCTGGACTTCCACGTCACCGACAGCTACTTCGTCATCGCGCACTTCCACTACGTGCTCTTCGGCACCATCGTGTTCGCCACCTACGCGGGCATCTACTTCTGGTTCCCGAAGATGACCGGACGTCTGCTCGACGAGCGCCTGGGCAAGCTGCACTTCTGGCTCACCTTCATCGGTTTCCACACCACCTTCCTGGTGCAGCACTGGCTCGGTGACGAGGGCATGCCGCGCCGCTACGCGGACTACCTGGCCAGCGACGGGTTCACCACGCTGAACGTGATCTCGACCATCGGGTCGTTCATCCTGGGTATCTCGGTGCTGCCGTTCACCTGGAACGTGTTCAAGAGCTGGCGCTACGGCGAGCCCGTCACGGTCGACGACCCGTGGGGTTACGGCAACTCCCTGGAGTGGGCGACCTCCTGCCCGCCGCCGCGGCACAACTTCACCGAGCTGCCCCGGATCCGTTCGGAGCGTCCGGCTTTCGAGCTGCACTACCCGCACATGGTCGAGCGGATGCGTGCCGAGTCCCACGTGGGCCGTTCGCATCATCCCGAGCTTGAAACCGCGGACCGCTCCAGCTGA